The following proteins are encoded in a genomic region of Musa acuminata AAA Group cultivar baxijiao chromosome BXJ2-11, Cavendish_Baxijiao_AAA, whole genome shotgun sequence:
- the LOC135627753 gene encoding transcription factor LHW-like yields MAPQLRAALAGLCRRHGWSYGVVWRVDHRNPRLLVVEDNYWEEQVSIVVEDMLNRVHVVGEGSIGGSIISGRDEWIYHDAYDTNSDPIVSVNNPEAPLVIVDLMHQFLAGIKTIVITSLQFSGVVQFGSTKKIPESSEFIDKAKDLFQLIGSMSEPFFHVDPLKETKIRDQLEAFASAVSAGDAYCGFENTQSFYGKYRNQMTDMESLEGPSQSPAISPRRFSHHFRPHYSMNPYAFSKPITSSFAGASIYLYDQLQKSPSCSRTSISNPTIQDDAVSDEAHGLLSPSTKSLSSLDSHENTVATCVNPNSCAKIPNLPIMEQGLLSGTGVSGCSSSPHTNSFFSAPCKTAFHQLCADSSSSSEHYGLQDSMTEGRFSVVSNACLSESEKLPLLPHNLCGAKIICNVPSFAPELLGASVANFRDSTPDSSSLLHTKDDYLVHLTDQRPEHVGYDFTVQMNEKQLAASSASPDLGGSDSIICNTTSKISRIRVESSSGAVIGSHNQENSLIEPGKLLMDYDLFDAMDLDLSTNNFPHQCWDDIVMPTGGGNYNYSNFSVSVSDCLSEMQMGSTAGPRNGLQSEAALDQLLNTIDGQTISEGPRHGCLAKSVDPIANPDTENQFSMVTNVGSPSVYNSQVPSVCLPSISQTPNVLLPHCISDIIHGSVKEALPKSNFSLLIDDCCSMNNESSFPNQPEEAAKVVKKRARPGESARPRPKDRQQIQDRVKELREIVPNGAKCSIDALLDRTIKHMLFLQSVMKYADKLKQAEAPKMIVEESGVVLKDNTSSGSCDGATWAYEVAGQTMFCPIMVEDLTPPGQMLVEMLCEERGIFLEIADIIRGLGLTILKGVMEIHERKVWARFLVEANRDVTRLDIFLSLVQLLQHTSSIQYSEQATEVIENVAPMLKNCRQCPISVPSSEI; encoded by the exons ATGGCGCCCCAGCTGAGGGCGGCGCTCGCTGGGCTCTGCCGCCGCCACGGGTGGTCCTACGGTGTGGTCTGGCGCGTCGACCACCGCAACCCACG ATTACTGGTAGTGGAAGATAACTACTGGGAGGAGCAGGTCAGCATAGTCGTCGAGGACATGCTTAATCGGGTCCACGTGGTTGGAGAAGG GAGTATCGGAGGAAGTATTATAAGTGGGAGAGATGAATGGATCTACCACGATGCGTATGACACAAATTCCGACCCAATCGTCTCTGTCAACAATCCAGAAGCTCCCCTG GTTATTGTTGATTTGATGCATCAATTTTTGGCTGGAATCAAG ACAATTGTGATTACATCTCTACAATTTTCTGGTGTAGTGCAGTTTGGTTCCACCAAGAAG ATTCCAGAAAGTTCAGAGTTCATTGATAAAGCTAAAGATTTATTTCAGCTGATAGGAAGCATGTCAGAGCCCTTTTTTCATGTTGATCCTCTTAAGGAAACTAAAATTCGTGATCAGCTTGAAGCATTTGCCTCTGCAGTTTCTGCTGGAGATGCTTATTGTGGTTTTGAGAACACCCAATCCTTTTATGGAAAATATAGAAATCAGATGACTGACATGGAATCTTTAGAAGGACCTTCTCAGTCCCCTGCTATTTCCCCAAGAAGATTCTCTCATCATTTCAGACCTCACTACAGCATGAATCCTTATGCATTTTCGAAGCCAATAACTTCAAGTTTTGCTGGTGCATCTATATATTTATACGACCAATTGCAGAAATCACCTTCCTGCAGCAGGACTTCGATATCCAATCCAACGATACAAGATGATGCTGTGAGTGATGAAGCTCATGGCCTGCTTTCACCAAGCACAAAGTCTCTGTCCAGTTTGGACTCTCATGAAAATACAGTTGCTACGTGTGTTAACCCAAATTCTTGTGCTAAGATTCCTAATCTGCCAATCATGGAGCAAGGACTGCTTTCTGGGACAGGTGTATCGGGATGTTCCAGCTCACCTCATACTAATTCATTTTTTTCTGCTCCTTGCAAGACTGCATTCCATCAACTATGTGCGGACTCCTCTTCATCATCTGAACACTATGGATTGCAAGATTCCATGACTGAAGGAAGGTTTTCAGTGGTCAGCAATGCTTGCCTTTCTGAGTCTGAGAAGCTGCCTTTGCTGCCACACAATCTATGTGGTGCCAAAATCATATGCAATGTTCCATCATTTGCTCCAGAACTTTTGGGTGCTTCTGTTGCTAATTTTCGAGACTCCACACCAGACAGTTCTTCCTTGCTTCATACTAAAGACGATTATTTGGTTCATCTAACTGATCAAAGACCGGAGCATGTTGGATATGATTTCACtgtacagatgaatgaaaaacagCTAGCTGCCAGTTCTGCATCACCTGATTTGGGTGGAAGTGATTCCATTATCTGCAATACGACTAGTAAAATTTCTAGGATACGAGTTGAGAGCTCATCGGGTGCAGTTATAGGAAGTCATAATCAGGAGAATTCTTTAATTGAACCTGGTAAATTACTTATGGATTATGACCTTTTTGATGCAATGGACTTGGATCTGAGTACAAACAACTTCCCGCATCAATGTTGGGATGACATCGTAATGCCAACAGGTGGTGGCAATTACAATTACTCAAATTTTAGTGTCAGTGTTTCAGATTGCCTCTCAGAAATGCAGATGGGCTCGACTGCAGGTCCTAGAAATGGCCTGCAGTCGGAGGCTGCTCTTGACCAATTGTTGAATACCATAGATGGTCAAACTATCAGTGAAGGTCCCAGACATGGTTGTCTTGCAAAAAGTGTCGATCCTATTGCTAATCCTGATACGGAGAATCAATTTTCCATGGTGACAAATGTTGGTAGTCCTTCAGTATACAACAGTCAGGTTCCTTCTGTGTGCCTTCCATCCATAAGTCAAACTCCCAATGTGTTATTGCCTCATTGTATATCGGACATAATTCATGGATCTGTGAAAGAAGCACTGCCAAAGTCCAACTTCAGTTTGTTGATCGATGATTGTTGCAGTATGAATAATGAGAGTTCTTTTCCCAATCAGCCCGAGGAAGCTGCAAAAGTAGTTAAGAAAAGGGCAAGGCCTGGTGAAAGTGCCCGACCGAGACCAAAAGATCGTCAGCAGATACAAGACCGTGTTAAAGAATTAAGGGAGATTGTGCCTAATGGTGCTAAG TGTAGCATCGATGCTTTACTGGATCGCACGATTAAACACATGCTCTTTCTTCAAAGCGTGATGAAGTATGCCGATAAACTCAAACAAGCTGAAGCGCCAAAG ATGATTGTGGAGGAGAGTGGTGTTGTTTTAAAGGACAACACTAGCAGTGGCAGTTGTGATGGTGCAACCTGGGCATATGAAGTTGCAGGGCAGACCATGTTCTGTCCTATAATGGTCGAGGACCTCACACCCCCTGGCCAGATGCTAGTTGAG ATGCTTTGTGAAGAACGTGGAATCTTTCTTGAGATAGCAGACATTATACGTGGATTGGGTTTGACGATCTTGAAGGGTGTGATGGAAATTCACGAGCGTAAAGTTTGGGCACGATTCTTGGTCGAG GCAAACAGGGATGTGACCAGACTGGACATATTTTTGTCACTTGTTCAACTTCTGCAACACACTAGCAGTATTCAATATAGTGAGCAGGCAACCGAGGTTATTGAGAACGTAGCTCCAATGCTTAAAAATTGTCGGCAATGTCCAATCTCTGTTCCGAGTAGCGAAATCTGA
- the LOC135627752 gene encoding bifunctional fucokinase/fucose pyrophosphorylase-like isoform X1, whose amino-acid sequence MENNKGDRRRGRGRSARATDDITAVLRKCWYRLRLSVRDPSRVPTWDAVVLTAASPEQAALYEWQLRRAKRFGRIAPSTVTLAVPDPDAARIGSGAATLHAIYALARHLLRIGHASLEVSDDKEDSLLSSSNGWSNDDTSFSSIVKYMATRHILLLHAGGDSKRVPWANPMGKVFLPLPYLAADNPDGPVPLLFDHILAISSSARQAFKNKGGILIMTGDVLPCFDASTMILPDDSGCIITVPITLDIAANHGVVVASSVGITNDDYSICLVENLLQKPTLTELTEGHAILHDGRTLLDTGIIAVRGKAWAELVKLACSSSQTMISKLVDSRKEMSLYEDLVSAWVPAKHEWLRSRPLGEELINALGNQKMFSFCAFGLSFLHFGTSIEVLDHLGGSNSALVGRRHLCSMPETTSCDIAASAVILSSKIAPGVSVGEDCLVYNSSLSGRIQIGSQSIVVGVSIASLNKYEQIDNSARFVLPDRHCLWEVPLAESLGRIIVYCGLHDNPKISVENGGTFCGKPWKKILHYLQIQESDLWSSLAGQEKCLWTAKLFPIVSSSEMLKLSMWLTGSTIYNCQEMLFLWRNSHRISLEDLHRSIDFPQLCMESNKHQADLAAGIAKACLTCGLLGRNLSQLCEEILQKGTMGVEICKDFLTLCPILEDQNHGVLPQSRAYQVQVDLLRACEDESNARILEQKVWTAVASETASAVKYGIEGDSFDSKCGTNTTSKLTKDLEDISFCPKRASVQLPVRVDFVGGWSDTPPWSLERQGCVLNMAINLGGSLPIGAVIETTKSSGVLIVDDAENHVYIEDPASISTPFDKDDPFRLVKSALLVTGIFRHKVLVNSGLQIETWAKVPRGSGLGTSSILAAAVVKGLLRLMEEDESNESVARTVLVLEQVMGTGGGWQDQIGGLYPGIKCTYSFPGQPLLLQVIPLVASPQLVSELEQRLLVVFTGQVRLANQVLQKVVTRYLRRDNLLIESIKRLAALAKHGREALMNGDIDELGYIMLEAWRLHQELDPFCSNEFVDKLFAFAEAYCCGYKLVGAGGGGFALLLAKDASRAQQLKQALGESSELDVKVYNWNICLS is encoded by the exons ATGGAGAACAATAAGGGCGATCGGAGGAGGGGACGCGGGAGGAGCGCCCGCGCAACCGACGACATCACCGCCGTGCTCCGCAAGTGCTGGTACCGCCTCCGCCTGTCGGTGCGGGACCCGTCGCGCGTCCCCACCTGGGACGCCGTCGTCCTCACCGCCGCCAGCCCCGAGCAGGCCGCGCTCTACGAGTGGCAGCTTCGCCGGGCCAAGCGATTCGGCCGCATCGCCCCCTCCACCGTCACCCTCGCCGTCCCCGACCCCGATGCTGCACGCATCGGATCCGGCGCCGCCACCCTCCACGCCATCTATGCCCTTGCCCGTCACCTTCTCCGCATCGGCCACGCGTCCCTCGAG GTAAGCGATGACAAGGAAGATAGTTTACTGTCTTCATCAAATGGATGGTCCAATGATGATACTTCATTCTCATCAATTGTAAAGTATATGGCCACAAGGCACATACTATTGCTTCATGCTGGAGGTGATTCTAAGAGGGTCCCATGGGCAAACCCAATGGGAAAAGTGTTCCTACCACTACCATATTTGGCTGCAGACAATCCTGATGGCCCTGTTCCATTGCTTTTTGATCATATACTTGCAATTTCCTCTAGTGCAAGGCAAGCTtttaagaataaag GTGGGATTCTTATAATGACCGGAGATGTTCTCCCTTGTTTTGATGCCTCAACCATGATTCTGCCTGATGATTCAGGCTGCATCATTACAGTCCCAATAACCCTGGATATTGCTGCTAATCATGGTGTTGTTGTGGCTTCAAGTGTTGGCATTACGAATGATGATTACTCCATCTGCTTGGTTGAAAATCTTTTGCAGAAGCCAACCTTGACAGAGCTCACTGAGGGCCATGCCATACTACATGATGGTAGGACACTACTAGATACTGGAATAATAGCAGTGAGAGGGAAGGCATGGGCTGAACTTGTTAAGCTTGCCTGCTCTTCAAGCCAAACCATGATATCCAAGCTTGTGGATTCCAGAAAAGAG ATGAGTTTATATGAAGATCTGGTATCAGCATGGGTACCAGCAAAACATGAATGGTTGCGGTCACGTCCTTTAGGTGAAGAACTTATCAATGCGTTGGGAAATCAGAAGATGTTCAGCTTTTGTGCCT ttggattgtccttcttgCACTTTGGTACATCAATTGAGGTTCTCGATCACTTAGGTGGTTCAAATTCAGCACTAGTAGGCCGAAGGCACTTGTGTTCTATGCCAGAAACTACTTCTTGTGACATTGCTGCATCTGCTGTTATTCTTTCCAGCAAAATTGCACCTGGTGTTTCAGTTGGAGAAGATTGTTTGGTTTATAACTCGTCACTTTCTGGTCGAATACAGATCGGTTCACAATCCATTGTTGTTGGAGTGAGTATAGCGAGCTTAAACAAATATGAACAAATTGACAATTCAGCCCGATTCGTTTTGCCTGATCGTCACTGTCTGTGGGAAGTTCCCTTGGCAGAATCTTTAGGAAGAATCATTGTCTATTGTGGGCTTCATGATAACCCAAAAATTTCTGTTGAAAACGGTGGAACTTTTTGTGGAAAACCATGGAAAAAGATCTTGCATTACCTACAAATTCAAGAAAGTGACTTATGGAGTTCCTTGGCTGGCCAAGAGAAATGCTTGTGGACTGCAAAACTATTTCCCATAGTTTCTTCATCTGAAATGCTCAAGTTAAGCATGTGGCTTACTGGCTCAACTATTTACAACTGTCAAGAAATGCTTTTTCTATGGAGAAATTCACATCGCATCAGTTTGGAGGACTTGCATCGGTCTATAGATTTTCCACAGCTTTGCATGGAGTCCAATAAGCATCAAGCAGACCTTGCAGCTGGAATTGCTAAAGCTTGCCTTACCTGTGGTTTGCTTGGGCGCAACTTGTCTCAGTTATGTGAAGAAATTTTACAAAAAGGTACCATGGGAGTGGAAATATGTAAGGATTTTCTTACACTCTGTCCTATTCTTGAAGATCAGAACCATGGTGTTCTTCCTCAAAGCAGAGCATACCAGGTGCAAGTTGATCTTCTTAGGGCTTGTGAAGATGAATCAAATGCTCGTATATTGGAGCAAAAAGTTTGGACTGCAGTTGCTAGTGAAACTGCATCAGCAGTAAAATATGGAATTGAAG GTGATTCTTTTGACTCCAAATGTGGAACTAATACTACATCAAAACTAACAAAGGATCTTGAAGATATTAGTTTCTGCCCCAAAAGAGCAAGTGTACAATTGCCAGTTCGTGTTGACTTTGTGGGTGGATGGAGTGATACACCACCTTGGAGCTTGGAACGCCAAGGTTGTGTTCTGAATATGGCAATAAATCTGGGGGGATCCCTTCCGATTGGAGCTGTTATAGAAACAACAAAAAGTTCTGGGGTCTTGATTGTTGATGATGCTGAAAATCATGTCTATATTGAAGATCCTGCCTCCATTTCTACACCTTTTGATAAAGATGATCCATTTCGACTTGTAAAATCTGCACTCCTCGTGACTGGAATTTTTCGTCACAAAGTATTGGTCAATTCAGGCCTACAGATTGAGACATGGGCAAAAGTTCCTCGTGGAAGCGGCCTGGGAACTTCTAGCATACTGGCTGCAGCTGTTGTTAAGGGGTTGCTTCGTCTCATGGAAGAAGATGAAAGTAATGAAAGTGTTGCTAGAACTGTTTTGGTGCTGGAACAAGTTATGGGTACAGGCGGTGGGTGGCAGGATCAAATTGGAGGCTTGTATCCTGGGATTAAGTGCACCTACAGCTTTCCAGGACAGCCATTACTGTTGCAAGTTATTCCTCTAGTAGCCTCGCCTCAGTTGGTGTCGGAGTTAGAACAGCGTCTGCTGGTGGTGTTTACTGGTCAA GTGCGACTCGCTAATCAAGTCCTACAGAAGGTAGTAACAAGATATCTGCGCCGAGATAACCTCCTAATAGAAAGTATCAAGCGCCTTGCTGCATTGGCAAAGCACGGGAGGGAAGCTCTGATGAATGGTGATATCGATGAGCTGGGCTACATAATGCTGGAGGCTTGGCGACTACACCAGGAATTGGATCCTTTCTGCAGTAACGAATTTGTAGATAAGCTTTTTGCTTTTGCTGAGGCCTACTGCTGCGGCTATAAGTTGGTCGGCGCCGGAGGTGGTGGCTTCGCCTTGCTTCTCGCCAAGGATGCGTCACGTGCCCAGCAGCTTAAGCAAGCACTCGGGGAGTCTTCCGAGCTAGATGTGAAGGTGTACAATTGGAACATTTGTTTGTCCTAA
- the LOC135627752 gene encoding bifunctional fucokinase/fucose pyrophosphorylase-like isoform X2, translated as MENNKGDRRRGRGRSARATDDITAVLRKCWYRLRLSVRDPSRVPTWDAVVLTAASPEQAALYEWQLRRAKRFGRIAPSTVTLAVPDPDAARIGSGAATLHAIYALARHLLRIGHASLEVSDDKEDSLLSSSNGWSNDDTSFSSIVKYMATRHILLLHAGGDSKRVPWANPMGKVFLPLPYLAADNPDGPVPLLFDHILAISSSARQAFKNKGGILIMTGDVLPCFDASTMILPDDSGCIITVPITLDIAANHGVVVASSVGITNDDYSICLVENLLQKPTLTELTEGHAILHDGRTLLDTGIIAVRGKAWAELVKLACSSSQTMISKLVDSRKEMSLYEDLVSAWVPAKHEWLRSRPLGEELINALGNQKMFSFCAFGLSFLHFGTSIEVLDHLGGSNSALVGRRHLCSMPETTSCDIAASAVILSSKIAPGVSVGEDCLVYNSSLSGRIQIGSQSIVVGVSIASLNKYEQIDNSARFVLPDRHCLWEVPLAESLGRIIVYCGLHDNPKISVENGGTFCGKPWKKILHYLQIQESDLWSSLAGQEKCLWTAKLFPIVSSSEMLKLSMWLTGSTIYNCQEMLFLWRNSHRISLEDLHRSIDFPQLCMESNKHQADLAAGIAKACLTCGLLGRNLSQLCEEILQKGTMGVEICKDFLTLCPILEDQNHGVLPQSRAYQVQVDLLRACEDESNARILEQKVWTAVASETASAVKYGIEGDSFDSKCGTNTTSKLTKDLEDISFCPKRASVQLPVRVDFVGGWSDTPPWSLERQGCVLNMAINLGGSLPIGAVIETTKSSGVLIVDDAENHVYIEDPASISTPFDKDDPFRLVKSALLVTGIFRHKVLVNSGLQIETWAKVPRGSGLGTSSILAAAVVKGLLRLMEEDESNESVARTVLVLEQVMGTGGGWQDQIGGLYPGIKCTYSFPGQPLLLQVIPLVASPQLVSELEQRLLVVFTGQSYRR; from the exons ATGGAGAACAATAAGGGCGATCGGAGGAGGGGACGCGGGAGGAGCGCCCGCGCAACCGACGACATCACCGCCGTGCTCCGCAAGTGCTGGTACCGCCTCCGCCTGTCGGTGCGGGACCCGTCGCGCGTCCCCACCTGGGACGCCGTCGTCCTCACCGCCGCCAGCCCCGAGCAGGCCGCGCTCTACGAGTGGCAGCTTCGCCGGGCCAAGCGATTCGGCCGCATCGCCCCCTCCACCGTCACCCTCGCCGTCCCCGACCCCGATGCTGCACGCATCGGATCCGGCGCCGCCACCCTCCACGCCATCTATGCCCTTGCCCGTCACCTTCTCCGCATCGGCCACGCGTCCCTCGAG GTAAGCGATGACAAGGAAGATAGTTTACTGTCTTCATCAAATGGATGGTCCAATGATGATACTTCATTCTCATCAATTGTAAAGTATATGGCCACAAGGCACATACTATTGCTTCATGCTGGAGGTGATTCTAAGAGGGTCCCATGGGCAAACCCAATGGGAAAAGTGTTCCTACCACTACCATATTTGGCTGCAGACAATCCTGATGGCCCTGTTCCATTGCTTTTTGATCATATACTTGCAATTTCCTCTAGTGCAAGGCAAGCTtttaagaataaag GTGGGATTCTTATAATGACCGGAGATGTTCTCCCTTGTTTTGATGCCTCAACCATGATTCTGCCTGATGATTCAGGCTGCATCATTACAGTCCCAATAACCCTGGATATTGCTGCTAATCATGGTGTTGTTGTGGCTTCAAGTGTTGGCATTACGAATGATGATTACTCCATCTGCTTGGTTGAAAATCTTTTGCAGAAGCCAACCTTGACAGAGCTCACTGAGGGCCATGCCATACTACATGATGGTAGGACACTACTAGATACTGGAATAATAGCAGTGAGAGGGAAGGCATGGGCTGAACTTGTTAAGCTTGCCTGCTCTTCAAGCCAAACCATGATATCCAAGCTTGTGGATTCCAGAAAAGAG ATGAGTTTATATGAAGATCTGGTATCAGCATGGGTACCAGCAAAACATGAATGGTTGCGGTCACGTCCTTTAGGTGAAGAACTTATCAATGCGTTGGGAAATCAGAAGATGTTCAGCTTTTGTGCCT ttggattgtccttcttgCACTTTGGTACATCAATTGAGGTTCTCGATCACTTAGGTGGTTCAAATTCAGCACTAGTAGGCCGAAGGCACTTGTGTTCTATGCCAGAAACTACTTCTTGTGACATTGCTGCATCTGCTGTTATTCTTTCCAGCAAAATTGCACCTGGTGTTTCAGTTGGAGAAGATTGTTTGGTTTATAACTCGTCACTTTCTGGTCGAATACAGATCGGTTCACAATCCATTGTTGTTGGAGTGAGTATAGCGAGCTTAAACAAATATGAACAAATTGACAATTCAGCCCGATTCGTTTTGCCTGATCGTCACTGTCTGTGGGAAGTTCCCTTGGCAGAATCTTTAGGAAGAATCATTGTCTATTGTGGGCTTCATGATAACCCAAAAATTTCTGTTGAAAACGGTGGAACTTTTTGTGGAAAACCATGGAAAAAGATCTTGCATTACCTACAAATTCAAGAAAGTGACTTATGGAGTTCCTTGGCTGGCCAAGAGAAATGCTTGTGGACTGCAAAACTATTTCCCATAGTTTCTTCATCTGAAATGCTCAAGTTAAGCATGTGGCTTACTGGCTCAACTATTTACAACTGTCAAGAAATGCTTTTTCTATGGAGAAATTCACATCGCATCAGTTTGGAGGACTTGCATCGGTCTATAGATTTTCCACAGCTTTGCATGGAGTCCAATAAGCATCAAGCAGACCTTGCAGCTGGAATTGCTAAAGCTTGCCTTACCTGTGGTTTGCTTGGGCGCAACTTGTCTCAGTTATGTGAAGAAATTTTACAAAAAGGTACCATGGGAGTGGAAATATGTAAGGATTTTCTTACACTCTGTCCTATTCTTGAAGATCAGAACCATGGTGTTCTTCCTCAAAGCAGAGCATACCAGGTGCAAGTTGATCTTCTTAGGGCTTGTGAAGATGAATCAAATGCTCGTATATTGGAGCAAAAAGTTTGGACTGCAGTTGCTAGTGAAACTGCATCAGCAGTAAAATATGGAATTGAAG GTGATTCTTTTGACTCCAAATGTGGAACTAATACTACATCAAAACTAACAAAGGATCTTGAAGATATTAGTTTCTGCCCCAAAAGAGCAAGTGTACAATTGCCAGTTCGTGTTGACTTTGTGGGTGGATGGAGTGATACACCACCTTGGAGCTTGGAACGCCAAGGTTGTGTTCTGAATATGGCAATAAATCTGGGGGGATCCCTTCCGATTGGAGCTGTTATAGAAACAACAAAAAGTTCTGGGGTCTTGATTGTTGATGATGCTGAAAATCATGTCTATATTGAAGATCCTGCCTCCATTTCTACACCTTTTGATAAAGATGATCCATTTCGACTTGTAAAATCTGCACTCCTCGTGACTGGAATTTTTCGTCACAAAGTATTGGTCAATTCAGGCCTACAGATTGAGACATGGGCAAAAGTTCCTCGTGGAAGCGGCCTGGGAACTTCTAGCATACTGGCTGCAGCTGTTGTTAAGGGGTTGCTTCGTCTCATGGAAGAAGATGAAAGTAATGAAAGTGTTGCTAGAACTGTTTTGGTGCTGGAACAAGTTATGGGTACAGGCGGTGGGTGGCAGGATCAAATTGGAGGCTTGTATCCTGGGATTAAGTGCACCTACAGCTTTCCAGGACAGCCATTACTGTTGCAAGTTATTCCTCTAGTAGCCTCGCCTCAGTTGGTGTCGGAGTTAGAACAGCGTCTGCTGGTGGTGTTTACTGGTCAA TCCTACAGAAGGTAG